The Methanofastidiosum sp. genome includes a region encoding these proteins:
- a CDS encoding AAA family ATPase, with amino-acid sequence MRIEKIYIKNYSRFKEIELSFNKNSDNDLHFIIGKNGSGKTDFLNAINWCLYEIEPQKTKRKAKLELEDKKDKLPRLNVYNEDKDNDKVIVEIWLAKDKEYVFFHREEVYDVKNNNLSKPIRTDFYVDIPDNKGNRKIIRDDEANLIVERFFPEAIREYFFFDGERLDRYFQLATSKDINHEIFTISYINALESMKDHTELLIKDITKKGGEFSANLEEIREKQEHNQNQLNYVKDRIDETKNQLSIAKNKISEYHSLLKNQPDVSERESKLQELKLLREQKDELLKKYEIKKNRMLFKYTLILGFWPAYKYSLETIDEKKKNLELPPVEEEIIEKVLKHDNCDICGQPLNKTSKKRMSVLLEQFKSTSKSVKKLEPMDKPLNKFKLKINEFRDNLDNINSLIEDTIKEYEYIESQISTINDELGGYDVDKIKKWHLEREKFEKIRDQNLIRLGSLKNDKKTLQQKKESLEKEFDKALKDNEKASKIRKKIKFAKRALDIIERSKVNIMNETREKIGDETNRLFFDLLWDEGIYKDIIIDKNYNLGVIHDMGYECLDELSAAQRELLALSFTLALHRISGYEAPILIDTPVARISDDNRTNFAKTFLDVTKNKQIILLFTPNEYSKEIKDLFDNRVSNKYEFIKEDKITTLGVLE; translated from the coding sequence ATGAGAATTGAAAAAATTTATATAAAAAATTATAGTAGATTCAAAGAAATAGAACTATCCTTTAACAAAAATTCTGATAATGATTTACATTTCATAATTGGAAAAAATGGTTCTGGAAAAACTGACTTTTTAAATGCTATTAATTGGTGTTTATATGAAATTGAGCCACAAAAAACAAAAAGAAAAGCCAAATTAGAATTAGAAGACAAAAAAGATAAATTGCCTAGATTGAATGTTTATAATGAAGATAAAGATAATGATAAGGTAATAGTAGAAATATGGTTAGCTAAAGATAAAGAATACGTTTTTTTCCATAGAGAAGAGGTTTATGATGTTAAAAACAATAATTTATCTAAACCTATAAGAACTGATTTTTATGTTGATATTCCTGATAATAAAGGTAATAGGAAAATAATTAGAGACGATGAAGCGAATTTAATTGTTGAACGTTTTTTCCCAGAAGCAATTAGAGAATATTTCTTTTTTGATGGTGAACGTTTGGACAGATATTTTCAGTTAGCGACTTCTAAAGATATTAATCATGAAATTTTCACTATTTCATATATAAATGCACTCGAAAGTATGAAAGACCATACTGAACTGCTAATTAAAGATATAACTAAGAAAGGAGGAGAATTTAGTGCAAATCTTGAGGAAATTAGAGAAAAACAAGAGCATAATCAAAATCAACTCAATTATGTTAAAGATAGAATTGATGAAACAAAAAATCAATTATCTATAGCAAAAAATAAAATAAGTGAATATCATTCCTTACTTAAAAATCAGCCTGATGTTTCTGAGCGGGAGAGTAAACTTCAAGAATTGAAATTGTTAAGAGAACAAAAAGATGAATTGTTAAAAAAGTATGAAATAAAAAAGAATAGAATGTTATTTAAATATACACTAATTCTTGGATTTTGGCCTGCATATAAATATTCTTTAGAAACGATTGATGAGAAGAAGAAGAATTTAGAACTACCTCCTGTTGAAGAAGAAATAATAGAAAAAGTTTTAAAGCATGATAATTGTGATATTTGTGGCCAACCACTTAATAAAACTTCTAAAAAAAGAATGTCAGTTCTTCTTGAACAATTTAAATCTACATCAAAAAGCGTAAAAAAGTTAGAACCTATGGATAAACCCCTTAATAAGTTCAAACTTAAAATAAATGAATTTAGGGATAATTTAGATAATATCAATAGTTTAATTGAAGATACAATAAAAGAATATGAGTATATTGAATCTCAAATAAGTACTATTAATGATGAATTAGGCGGATATGATGTAGATAAAATAAAAAAATGGCATTTAGAACGGGAAAAATTTGAAAAAATAAGAGATCAGAATTTGATACGGCTAGGAAGCTTAAAAAATGATAAAAAAACCCTACAACAAAAGAAAGAAAGTCTGGAAAAAGAATTTGATAAAGCTTTAAAGGACAATGAAAAAGCTAGTAAAATAAGGAAAAAGATTAAATTTGCAAAAAGAGCTCTAGATATAATTGAAAGATCTAAAGTAAATATAATGAATGAAACTCGAGAAAAAATCGGAGATGAAACCAATAGACTATTTTTTGATTTATTATGGGATGAAGGAATTTATAAAGATATAATAATTGATAAAAATTATAATCTAGGAGTAATTCATGATATGGGTTATGAATGTTTAGATGAGTTAAGCGCTGCCCAAAGAGAATTATTAGCATTATCCTTTACTTTAGCATTGCATAGAATATCTGGATATGAAGCTCCCATACTAATAGATACACCAGTAGCAAGGATATCTGATGATAATAGGACGAATTTTGCTAAAACTTTTTTAGATGTGACTAAAAATAAACAAATTATATTACTTTTCACCCCTAATGAGTATTCAAAAGAGATTAAGGACTTATTTGATAATAGAGTTAGCAATAAATATGAATTTATAAAAGAAGACAAAATCACTACATTGGGTGTATTAGAATGA
- a CDS encoding DEAD/DEAH box helicase family protein yields MGFKDLDLKISYDSNTDDILNDFYIPLLSNSIKYQRSVGFFSSKILSVAAEGIINLINNGGTIELICGTKLKGKDLDIIKKAHENPDIVIEEFRANKSLNLIDKFKNNHLMALGWMVAKGILKIKIAMIVDEDNPLDEKKGILHQKIGIFRDIEGNIISFSGSNNETASGWEFNIEEFKVFRNWKKSESPYLTSDLKKFNDIWMGNVAGIKVIDSDKAVLQNEIKILAESKTVLNQVEKTDKIELWDYQKDAIEKWIKNGKKGIFEMATGTGKTFTALGCLNQELKKTEKLLIVITAPYQHLLQQWKQSINKFGLDYDDLIIADSTNRFWKDKLADSIFDISLGHKNKVIVISTHRTFSSDNFKDIINYKDDFKIFLIADEVHGLGAEYSKLGLINAYDFRLGLSATPKRWFDDYGTDILHDYFNGVIYEFDLEKAINKTNPATNETYLTPYLYKPKFISLKSNELDEYYEITKQIAVKYGSKKLNDDNTALKSLLFKRANIIKNAEEKYPILEEILDDIGNNLKWTIIYCTEHQIDKVMNILKKRRISAHLFTMSEGTRPDKKYDGLSERDFILKKFIEGYYKVLVAIKCLDEGVDIPPARIAIMMASSGNPREHIQRLGRVIRRFSNKKRALIYDLFVLPNLKKFPSEFKNLERRIFEKEFERYEEIASIAINNAEALEMIYDAKYKLR; encoded by the coding sequence ATGGGTTTTAAAGATTTAGATCTTAAAATAAGTTATGATTCAAATACCGATGATATTTTGAACGATTTTTACATCCCTTTATTATCTAATTCTATTAAATATCAAAGATCTGTTGGTTTTTTTTCATCTAAAATATTATCTGTTGCTGCAGAAGGAATTATTAATTTGATAAATAATGGAGGGACCATAGAATTAATTTGCGGTACTAAATTGAAAGGAAAAGATTTAGATATAATAAAAAAAGCCCATGAGAATCCTGATATAGTAATTGAAGAATTTAGAGCTAATAAATCCTTAAATTTAATAGATAAATTTAAAAATAATCATCTTATGGCATTAGGTTGGATGGTGGCAAAAGGGATTCTTAAAATTAAAATTGCAATGATTGTTGATGAAGATAATCCTCTTGATGAAAAAAAAGGCATATTACATCAAAAAATAGGTATTTTCAGAGATATTGAAGGAAATATCATATCATTCAGCGGATCCAATAATGAAACAGCATCTGGGTGGGAATTTAATATTGAAGAATTTAAAGTTTTTAGAAATTGGAAAAAATCTGAATCTCCCTATCTAACTTCTGATTTAAAAAAATTTAATGATATTTGGATGGGAAATGTTGCAGGGATTAAAGTTATTGATTCTGATAAAGCAGTGTTACAAAATGAAATAAAAATTTTAGCAGAAAGTAAAACTGTATTAAATCAAGTTGAAAAAACTGATAAAATTGAATTATGGGACTATCAAAAAGATGCAATAGAAAAATGGATCAAAAATGGAAAAAAAGGCATTTTTGAAATGGCTACAGGAACAGGGAAAACTTTCACTGCTCTAGGATGCCTCAATCAAGAATTAAAAAAAACTGAAAAACTCTTAATTGTAATTACAGCTCCTTATCAACATTTACTACAACAATGGAAACAATCAATAAATAAATTTGGTTTAGATTATGATGATCTAATAATTGCTGATAGTACTAACCGATTTTGGAAGGATAAATTAGCTGATTCAATCTTTGATATCTCTTTAGGACATAAAAATAAAGTAATTGTTATTTCAACGCATCGTACTTTCTCATCTGACAACTTTAAAGATATAATTAATTATAAAGATGACTTTAAAATTTTTTTAATTGCTGATGAAGTTCATGGATTAGGAGCTGAATACAGTAAATTAGGACTAATTAATGCATATGATTTTCGATTAGGTCTAAGCGCCACTCCAAAAAGATGGTTTGATGATTATGGTACGGATATATTGCATGATTACTTTAATGGAGTAATTTATGAGTTTGACCTGGAAAAAGCAATAAATAAAACAAATCCTGCCACTAATGAAACTTATCTTACTCCTTATTTATATAAACCTAAATTTATAAGCTTAAAAAGTAATGAATTAGATGAATACTATGAAATTACAAAGCAAATTGCTGTTAAATATGGATCTAAAAAATTAAATGATGATAATACCGCATTAAAATCATTATTATTTAAAAGAGCCAATATTATTAAAAATGCAGAAGAAAAATATCCAATTTTAGAGGAAATACTTGACGATATTGGCAATAATTTAAAATGGACAATAATCTACTGTACTGAACATCAAATAGATAAAGTAATGAACATATTAAAAAAAAGGCGAATATCTGCACATCTTTTTACCATGAGTGAAGGAACAAGACCAGATAAAAAGTACGATGGTTTGTCTGAAAGAGATTTCATTTTAAAAAAATTTATTGAAGGATATTATAAGGTTTTAGTTGCTATTAAATGTTTAGATGAAGGAGTAGATATCCCTCCTGCGAGAATTGCCATAATGATGGCCAGCAGTGGCAATCCACGCGAACATATCCAGAGATTAGGACGAGTAATAAGAAGATTTTCTAATAAGAAAAGAGCACTAATATACGATTTGTTTGTTTTACCAAATTTAAAAAAATTTCCATCAGAATTTAAAAATTTAGAAAGAAGAATTTTCGAAAAAGAATTCGAAAGATATGAAGAAATAGCTAGTATCGCAATAAACAATGCTGAAGCTCTAGAAATGATTTATGATGCGAAATATAAATTGAGGTGA